CATCAGAAAGCTTCCCAGCATTAACCGGACGCTCTGCTACCTAGGACTCACAGTCGGGGTCGCCCAAATCTTTCTCATCGCCGCCCTCGCCTTCCTCTACACTCTCACGAATTCAGGAAACTGACATGCACCCTCGAATCAGAAGACTCGCCGCCGACTACGAAAAAACCCAGCAGGCATTCGCAGCCCACGAATCGATCAAGCTCATCGAAACCGAAGGCACCCCACCCGAACGGTACGTATTCGAGATTTCGATACCGGGTCTTTCACCAGAGGGAGAAAGAGGGCAAACGCCTTCGACCTTGCACAAAGCCGAAATTTTCCTGCCTCAAGAATATCCCCGCCGCGCCCCCTTCTGCCGCATGCTCACGCCTGTTTTCCATCCAAATATCGACCCCACCAAAATCTGCATCGGCGACCATTGGTCTGCCGGCCAAACCCTCCCTTTTCTGGTCACCCAAATTGCGGAAATGATCTGTTTCCAAAGCTACAACACCAAGAGTCCCTTGAACGCTATCGCGGCTGCTTGGACGGAAACGCACGTCGACGAGCTTCCACTCTACGCGAAAGAAATCACCGTTGACTGACGCGAGCAAGAGACCTCTTGGCAAAAAAAGACTGGGACTGGGCATCGCCTGGCTACTCCCCTTCCCCCTCGCTTGGGCCTACTACTACCGCTACGAGGACTGGCACACGACCACCTGCGTCTACAAGACTTTCACCGGTTACGACTGCGCTTTTTGCGGCCTCACTCGAGCCTTCGCCAACGCGACGCATGGTCACTTCCAAACAGCCTTCGAGCTGAACGTCACTTGGCCATTCTACTTCATTCTGTTCCTCCTAGTCGGTTTCGCCTACCTCTCGGCAGCCTTCGGAAAAAGCGACGCGCTGTTGAGCTTCTTTCAATCCCTTTGGAAGAATCACTATTGGAAAATCCTAGCCGCCATCGTTCTGACTACATTCCTCCTCTGAGATCAGGGCTGATGAAGTGAGGCGAGCCAGAGCACTATACAAACGTCAACAAAGGCTTCGCTCACCAGCCTGCTTCGAGACGAGTACGGAGTTCCGCAATGATGGCGTCCGCCACCTTCGCGATATCGATAACATCTACAGCCAACACCCCTATCGTTCAAAAGTCGATTAGCCTCCGCTCCCGACAAGATTCCAGAGCGGTCAGGGCATCGTCCAGACAGACTCTTACCCGTTTCAATCGAGTTACGATCATCCCACAGCTATCAATGTCTGGCAGCCACCCCTGGGAGTCGAGAGCTCCCGCAAGTTTGGCGGCTGCTTTGGCGACCGATACCACCAGGTAGGCAGCCGTGCGCTCTTCAGCCGCTCCTTCCGGCAAACTTTCCTTTTCACATCTGGCTTCGAACAGTTGCAGGCTAAGCTCACGAGCACGAATTGCCAAAGGATGCTTGGTGAGGAGTCCAAGGCTGAGGCGCTGCCAATGACTGCAGCCTTTTTACACGAAGTAACACAGCAAAGCTAAACCATCACCAAACGTGCCAAATCACACTGGTCCCGACCTCGTCCTTACTGGCTGGATACGTAGATAGTTCCCCATCCTCGAGCTTCCCGCCGAAGCGCCTCCTACCCCAGTGGCCACGTGGGTGATGTGGCGCCGCGTGCTAGGCGCTTCCCACTCCCACACCGATACTCAAGAAGGCGGCTTGCTCGGCCGCGCCATCGGTCAGCGCATGCTCGAAAATCGAACGACCTAACAAGCAATGGCGGAGGTGCGATGCGAACTCGAGCAAAACGGACTGCTTGGAGAATCCGATGCCGCCAGAGCTGCAAAGCAGGGATCGCTTAGATCAGAATGTCCCCTATCGAACTCAATACTCGAAACCACATTCGCGACTCACCCTCAACAATCCGTGTCGCGTACCACATGGTATTGATTGTCCAAGCGTAGGCTGAGGTCGATCGGGTCACCGACACCCACCTTGTCCCGAGGAACCTGATACGCCCAGACATGAAAGAAAGTCAAAGCCGCACCGCCAAAAATAGTGGAAAACGCGCCATCCACCGCATCTTGTCCACAGGAAAGCTTAACACGCCCGATGCGCGGCACGTTAAAGCGCGCATCGATCGTATGCCAGTTCCAGCCAAGGTAGACTTCCGCATAGGCATGAAAATCCATATGCCCGTCCGGTTCCGGATAGCCGATGTCCGGTAAGTGTCCGGTGACGTAGCGCGTGGGGACATTAAAAGCCCGATTCAACGCCACCACCAAGTGAGCGAAATCGCGGCATACCCCGAATCCGCGCTGCAACACGTCCCAGGCGGAAAGGTCCGCCTGCCCTGACATGTAGCGGTACTCGATATTTTCGTGAACCCAATTGCTGATCGCCTGCACGCGCGGCCAACCGTGCTCGATGTAGCCGAAGTTTTGCCAGGCGAAGTCGATGAGCTTATCCGAGTCGCAATAGCGGCTGGGCAAGGTATATCGAAGCAGTTCGGAGGGAATG
The Pelagicoccus enzymogenes DNA segment above includes these coding regions:
- a CDS encoding ubiquitin-conjugating enzyme E2; this encodes MHPRIRRLAADYEKTQQAFAAHESIKLIETEGTPPERYVFEISIPGLSPEGERGQTPSTLHKAEIFLPQEYPRRAPFCRMLTPVFHPNIDPTKICIGDHWSAGQTLPFLVTQIAEMICFQSYNTKSPLNAIAAAWTETHVDELPLYAKEITVD
- a CDS encoding DUF2752 domain-containing protein codes for the protein MTDASKRPLGKKRLGLGIAWLLPFPLAWAYYYRYEDWHTTTCVYKTFTGYDCAFCGLTRAFANATHGHFQTAFELNVTWPFYFILFLLVGFAYLSAAFGKSDALLSFFQSLWKNHYWKILAAIVLTTFLL
- a CDS encoding transglutaminase-like domain-containing protein, producing the protein MTQRDPDTFPLDLTIRVGCSLAYEVTGSASLLLNLQPAASSRNEVVFQALSLGNELIDNAFVDSHGNLVHRVRLQPGSNAFRHDAIVRVSSHPDNYDLLDRTPLAPADIPSELLRYTLPSRYCDSDKLIDFAWQNFGYIEHGWPRVQAISNWVHENIEYRYMSGQADLSAWDVLQRGFGVCRDFAHLVVALNRAFNVPTRYVTGHLPDIGYPEPDGHMDFHAYAEVYLGWNWHTIDARFNVPRIGRVKLSCGQDAVDGAFSTIFGGAALTFFHVWAYQVPRDKVGVGDPIDLSLRLDNQYHVVRDTDC